In a genomic window of Erinaceus europaeus chromosome 12, mEriEur2.1, whole genome shotgun sequence:
- the TRIM47 gene encoding E3 ubiquitin-protein ligase TRIM47 isoform X1: protein MDGSGPFSCPICLEPLREPVTLPCGHNFCLACLGALWPHRGAGGTGGPGGAARCPLCQEPFPDGLQLRKNHTLSELLQLRHGSGPGSRPEPTPGPESAAPSAPPSTPEPSAPCAPEPWPAGEEPVRCDACPEGAALPAALSCLSCLASFCPAHLSPHERNPALRGHRLVPPLRRLEESLCPRHLRPLERYCRAERVCVCEACAAQDHRGHELVPLEQERALQEAEQSKVLSAVEDRMDELGAGIAQSRRTVALIKSAAVAERERVSRLFAEAAATLQGFQTEVLGFIEEGEATLLGHSQGDLRRQEEQRSRLNRARHNLSQVPEADSVSFLQELLALRLALEEGCGPGPSPPRELSFTKSSQAVQTVRDVLAAACANQWEQLQGPGSAGDGLQKPGSEADAESQDPDSTNHLESEAPRDYFLKFAYIVDLDSDTADKFLQLFGTKGVKRVLCPINYPESPIRFTHCEQVLGEGALDRGTYYWEVEIIEGWVSVGVIAEDFSPQSPYDWGRLGRNPLSCCLQWNGRSFSIWFHGQEMPLSHPFSPTVGICLEYADRALAFYAVRDGKMSLLRKLRASRARRGGAPASPIDPFQSRLDSHFGALFTRRLKPAFFLESVDAHLQIGPLKKSCISVLKRR, encoded by the exons ATGGACGGCAGCGGGCCCTTCAGTTGTCCCATCTGCCTGGAGCCGCTGCGGGAGCCCGTGACGCTGCCCTGCGGCCACAACTTCTGTCTCGCCTGCCTGGGCGCGCTCTGGCCTCATCGCGGCGCGGGTGGCACCGGCGGGCCCGGAGGTGCGGCCCGCTGCCCGCTGTGCCAGGAGCCCTTCCCCGACGGCCTGCAGCTCCGCAAGAACCACACGCTGTCCGAGCTGCTGCAGCTCCGTCACGGCTCGGGCCCGGGGTCCCGCCCTGAGCCGACCCCGGGCCCCGAGTCGGCCGCGCCCAGCGCGCCCCCCAGCACCCCGGAGCCGTCGGCGCCCTGCGCTCCGGAGCCCTGGCCCGCAGGCGAGGAGCCGGTGCGCTGCGACGCGTGCCCCGAGGGCGCCGCCCTGCCCGCCGCGCTCTCCTGCCTCTCCTGCCTCGCCTCCTTCTGCCCCGCACACCTCAGCCCGCACGAGCGCAACCCCGCGCTGCGCGGGCACCGCCTGGTACCGCCGCTGCGCCGGCTGGAGGAGAGCCTGTGCCCGCGCCACCTGCGGCCGCTGGAGCGCTACTGCCGCGCCGAGCGGGTGTGCGTGTGCGAGGCCTGCGCCGCCCAGGACCACCGCGGCCACGAGCTCGTGCCGCTGGAGCAGGAGCGCGCGCTCCAGGAG GCTGAACAGTCCAAGGTCCTGAGTGCAGTGGAAGACCGCATGGATGAGCTAGGTGCAGGCATTGCACAGTCCCGGCGCACAGTGGCCCTCATCAAG AGCGCAGCGGTGGCAGAGCGAGAGCGGGTGAGCCGGCTGTTTGCAGAGGCTGCAGCCACCCTGCAAGGCTTCCAGACGGAGGTGCTGGGCTTCATTGAGGAGGGGGAGGCCACCCTGCTGGGCCACTCCCAGGGTGACCTGAGGCGGCAGGAGGAACAGCGTAGCAGGCTTAATCGTGCCCGCCACAACCTCAGCCAGGTCCCTGAGGCCGACTCCGTAAGCTTCCTGCAG GAGCTCCTGGCCCTCAGGCTGGCCCTGGAAGAAGGGTGTGGCCCTGGACCCAGTCCCCCAAGGGAGCTCAGCTTCACCAAGTCATCCCAAGCTGTGCAGACTGTGAGAGACGTGCTGGCTGCAGCCTGCGCAAACCAGTGGGAGCAGCTGCAGGGACCTGGGAGTGCTGGAGATGGGCTGCAGAAGCCGGGCTCAGAAG CAGATGCTGAATCCCAGGATCCAGATAGTACCAACCACCTGGAGAGTGAGGCTCCCCGGGATTACTTCCTCAAGT TTGCCTACATTGTGGACCTGGACAGTGACACAGCAGACAAGTTCCTGCAACTGTTTGGAACCAAAGGTGTCAAGAGGGTGCTGTGCCCCATTAACTACCCAGAGTCACCCATCCGATTCACCCACTGTGAGCAGGTGCTGGGTGAGGGTGCTCTGGACCGGGGCACCTACTATTGGGAGGTGGAGATTATCGAGGGCTGGGTCAGCGTGGGGGTCATAGCTGAAGATTTCTCCCCACAATCGCCCTACGACTGGGGCCGTCTGGGTCGGAATCCCCTCTCTTGCTGCCTGCAGTGGAATGGACGCAGCTTCTCCATCTGGTTCCACGGGCAGGAGATGCCCCTGTCCCATCCCTTCTCACCTACGGTCGGCATCTGCCTGGAATATGCCGACCGAGCCCTGGCCTTCTACGCGGTGCGGGATGGCAAGATGAGCCTTCTGCGGAAGCTGAGGGCCTCCCGGGCCCGCAGGGGGGGCGCCCCAGCCTCACCCATTGACCCCTTCCAAAGCCGCCTGGACAGCCATTTTGGAGCACTCTTCACACGCAGGCTCAAGCCTGCCTTCTTCCTGGAGAGTGTGGACGCCCACCTGCAGATTGGGCCCCTCAAGAAGTCCTGCATATCTGTGCTAAAGAGGAGGTGA
- the TRIM47 gene encoding E3 ubiquitin-protein ligase TRIM47 isoform X2, whose product MDGSGPFSCPICLEPLREPVTLPCGHNFCLACLGALWPHRGAGGTGGPGGAARCPLCQEPFPDGLQLRKNHTLSELLQLRHGSGPGSRPEPTPGPESAAPSAPPSTPEPSAPCAPEPWPAGEEPVRCDACPEGAALPAALSCLSCLASFCPAHLSPHERNPALRGHRLVPPLRRLEESLCPRHLRPLERYCRAERVCVCEACAAQDHRGHELVPLEQERALQEAEQSKVLSAVEDRMDELGAGIAQSRRTVALIKSAAVAERERVSRLFAEAAATLQGFQTEVLGFIEEGEATLLGHSQGDLRRQEEQRSRLNRARHNLSQVPEADSVSFLQELLALRLALEEGCGPGPSPPRELSFTKSSQAVQTVRDVLAAACANQWEQLQGPGSAGDGLQKPGSEDAESQDPDSTNHLESEAPRDYFLKFAYIVDLDSDTADKFLQLFGTKGVKRVLCPINYPESPIRFTHCEQVLGEGALDRGTYYWEVEIIEGWVSVGVIAEDFSPQSPYDWGRLGRNPLSCCLQWNGRSFSIWFHGQEMPLSHPFSPTVGICLEYADRALAFYAVRDGKMSLLRKLRASRARRGGAPASPIDPFQSRLDSHFGALFTRRLKPAFFLESVDAHLQIGPLKKSCISVLKRR is encoded by the exons ATGGACGGCAGCGGGCCCTTCAGTTGTCCCATCTGCCTGGAGCCGCTGCGGGAGCCCGTGACGCTGCCCTGCGGCCACAACTTCTGTCTCGCCTGCCTGGGCGCGCTCTGGCCTCATCGCGGCGCGGGTGGCACCGGCGGGCCCGGAGGTGCGGCCCGCTGCCCGCTGTGCCAGGAGCCCTTCCCCGACGGCCTGCAGCTCCGCAAGAACCACACGCTGTCCGAGCTGCTGCAGCTCCGTCACGGCTCGGGCCCGGGGTCCCGCCCTGAGCCGACCCCGGGCCCCGAGTCGGCCGCGCCCAGCGCGCCCCCCAGCACCCCGGAGCCGTCGGCGCCCTGCGCTCCGGAGCCCTGGCCCGCAGGCGAGGAGCCGGTGCGCTGCGACGCGTGCCCCGAGGGCGCCGCCCTGCCCGCCGCGCTCTCCTGCCTCTCCTGCCTCGCCTCCTTCTGCCCCGCACACCTCAGCCCGCACGAGCGCAACCCCGCGCTGCGCGGGCACCGCCTGGTACCGCCGCTGCGCCGGCTGGAGGAGAGCCTGTGCCCGCGCCACCTGCGGCCGCTGGAGCGCTACTGCCGCGCCGAGCGGGTGTGCGTGTGCGAGGCCTGCGCCGCCCAGGACCACCGCGGCCACGAGCTCGTGCCGCTGGAGCAGGAGCGCGCGCTCCAGGAG GCTGAACAGTCCAAGGTCCTGAGTGCAGTGGAAGACCGCATGGATGAGCTAGGTGCAGGCATTGCACAGTCCCGGCGCACAGTGGCCCTCATCAAG AGCGCAGCGGTGGCAGAGCGAGAGCGGGTGAGCCGGCTGTTTGCAGAGGCTGCAGCCACCCTGCAAGGCTTCCAGACGGAGGTGCTGGGCTTCATTGAGGAGGGGGAGGCCACCCTGCTGGGCCACTCCCAGGGTGACCTGAGGCGGCAGGAGGAACAGCGTAGCAGGCTTAATCGTGCCCGCCACAACCTCAGCCAGGTCCCTGAGGCCGACTCCGTAAGCTTCCTGCAG GAGCTCCTGGCCCTCAGGCTGGCCCTGGAAGAAGGGTGTGGCCCTGGACCCAGTCCCCCAAGGGAGCTCAGCTTCACCAAGTCATCCCAAGCTGTGCAGACTGTGAGAGACGTGCTGGCTGCAGCCTGCGCAAACCAGTGGGAGCAGCTGCAGGGACCTGGGAGTGCTGGAGATGGGCTGCAGAAGCCGGGCTCAGAAG ATGCTGAATCCCAGGATCCAGATAGTACCAACCACCTGGAGAGTGAGGCTCCCCGGGATTACTTCCTCAAGT TTGCCTACATTGTGGACCTGGACAGTGACACAGCAGACAAGTTCCTGCAACTGTTTGGAACCAAAGGTGTCAAGAGGGTGCTGTGCCCCATTAACTACCCAGAGTCACCCATCCGATTCACCCACTGTGAGCAGGTGCTGGGTGAGGGTGCTCTGGACCGGGGCACCTACTATTGGGAGGTGGAGATTATCGAGGGCTGGGTCAGCGTGGGGGTCATAGCTGAAGATTTCTCCCCACAATCGCCCTACGACTGGGGCCGTCTGGGTCGGAATCCCCTCTCTTGCTGCCTGCAGTGGAATGGACGCAGCTTCTCCATCTGGTTCCACGGGCAGGAGATGCCCCTGTCCCATCCCTTCTCACCTACGGTCGGCATCTGCCTGGAATATGCCGACCGAGCCCTGGCCTTCTACGCGGTGCGGGATGGCAAGATGAGCCTTCTGCGGAAGCTGAGGGCCTCCCGGGCCCGCAGGGGGGGCGCCCCAGCCTCACCCATTGACCCCTTCCAAAGCCGCCTGGACAGCCATTTTGGAGCACTCTTCACACGCAGGCTCAAGCCTGCCTTCTTCCTGGAGAGTGTGGACGCCCACCTGCAGATTGGGCCCCTCAAGAAGTCCTGCATATCTGTGCTAAAGAGGAGGTGA
- the TRIM65 gene encoding E3 ubiquitin-protein ligase TRIM65, producing the protein MAAEQLEEKLSCAICLLLYRDPVTLPCGHNFCGGCIRDWWGGREKECPECREPFPDGTELRRNVALSGVVEVVLKGPGFEPAPAPAPDPGARCPRHGWPLELFCRTEGRCACSACTVQECRHHERALLHTERREREAQLRTIWEATQQQVAQAKSQLHELQQQSRQIQNSASTMASVASGKFCCLLRALEMRQALALRNIETARTRALTQVREEEQRLQTHLQALAHYETKTRGLLEQQDDRTFLQESQLLVPPGPLGPLTPPQWDENQLTDSLKQSLSRLCSLVLEEGDPPQVPAEVVNRHPLEDPGPHVPVQSPICPVRRQLWQNYRNLTFDPDSANRHLHLSRQDQRVKHCRKPRGPAEPRNFELWQVQCSQSFHAGRHYWEVRISSHSVTLGVAYPELPRHKQGCHTDNIGRGPSSWGLCIQEDGTQIWHDGQSQRLPKVSGQLLGMDLDLTSGRLTFYSLEPETQLLHTFHNIFTQPLYPVFWLLEGRALTLCHRAEAKRPPALQLETSGSAEESTG; encoded by the exons ATGGCCGCAGAACAGCTGGAGGAGAAGCTGTCGTGCGCCATCTGCCTGCTGCTCTACCGGGACCCGGTGACGCTGCCCTGCGGCCACAACTTCTGCGGGGGCTGCATCCGCGACTGGTGGGGCGGCCGCGAGAAGGAGTGTCCCGAGTGCCGGGAGCCCTTCCCCGACGGCACCGAGCTGCGCCGCAACGTGGCGCTCAGCGGCGTCGTCGAGGTGGTGCTCaaggggcctgggttcgagcccgcccccgcccccgccccggacCCGGGAGCGCGCTGCCCCCGGCACGGGTGGCCGCTGGAGCTCTTCTGCCGCACCGAGGGCCGCTGCGCCTGCAGCGCGTGCACCGTGCAGGAGTGTCGCCACCACGAGAGGGCGCTGCTGCACACGGAGCGCCGGGAGCGCGAG GCACAGCTGAGGACTATATGGGAAGCCACCCAGCAGCAGGTCGCCCAGGCTAAGAGCCAGCTCCATGAACTGCAGCAGCAGAGCAGGCAGATCCAG AACTCAGCCAGTACCATGGCTTCGGTGGCCTCTGGCAAATTCTGCTGTCTGCTGCGTGCCCTGGAGATGCGGCAGGCCTTGGCACTAAGGAATATCGAGACGGCCAGGACGCGGGCACTGACACAGGTCCGGGAAGAGGAGCAGCGACTGCAGACCCACCTGCAGGCCTTGGCTCACTATGAAACCAAGACCCGGGGCCTCTTGGAGCAGCAGGATGACAGGACCTTTCTCCAG GAATCACAGCTCCTGGTGCCCCCAGGGCCTCTTGGACCACTGACTCCCCCTCAGTGGGATGAAAACCAGCTGACGGACAGCCTGAAGCAGTCACTGAGCCGGCTGTGCAGCCTCGTCCTAGAGGAGGGGGACCCGCCCCAGGTCCCCGCTGAGGTTGTTAACCGGCACCCCCTGG AGGACCCAGGACCCCATGTGCCAGTCCAGAGCCCGATATGTCCAGTGAGGAGGCAACTCTGGCAGA ATTACCGTAATCTGACCTTTGACCCAGACAGTGCCAACCGCCACCTCCACCTGTCCCGGCAGGACCAGCGGGTGAAGCACTGCCGCAAGCCCCGTGGCCCAGCTGAGCCCAGGAACTTTGAGCTCTGGCAGGTGCAGTGCAGCCAGAGCTTCCACGCCGGGCGACACTACTGGGAGGTGCGCATCTCCAGCCACTCGGTGACACTGGGTGTCGCCTACCCAGAGCTGCCACGGCACAAGCAGGGGTGCCACACAGACAACATTGGCCGAGGACCCAGCTCCTGGGGACTCTGCATCCAGGAGGATGGCACCCAGATCTGGCATGACGGGCAGTCCCAGCGCCTCCCAAAGGTGTCAGGGCAGCTCCTAGGCATGGATTTGGACCTGACCTCTGGCCGCCTTACCTTCTACAGCCTGGAACCTGAGACCCAGCTCCTGCACACTTTCCACAACATCTTCACCCAGCCCCTCTACCCGGTCTTTTGGCTCCTGGAGGGTAGGGCCTTGACTCTGTGCCATCGGGCTGAGGCCAAGCGCCCTCCAGCACTCCAGTTAGAGACCTCGGGCTCCGCAGAAGAAAGCACAGGATAG
- the MRPL38 gene encoding large ribosomal subunit protein mL38, whose translation MAAPLWRGALHGFPKWRGLSTSAVLSRRAAPLGPMPNEDIDVSNLDKLEKYRSFSRYRRRAEEEARAPHWWRTYREYFLEKSDSKDKIDIGLPPPKVNRTQQLLERKQILRELQSNAEVERAARLRTAQIPLEAVRAEWERTCGPYHKQRVAEYYGLYRDLFQGATFVPRVPLHVSYAVGEEDLMPVYYGNEVTPTEAAQAPEVTYEAEDGSLWTLLLTNLDGHLLEPEAEYIHWLVTNIPGNRVTEGQETCHYLRPFPAQGSGFHRFAFLLFKQDKLIDFSEDTRPSPCYQLAQRTFHTFDFYKKHQDTMTPAGLAFFQCRWDDSVTQVFHQLLDMREPVFEFVRPPPYHPKQKRFPHGQPLRYLDRYRDSHEPTYGIY comes from the exons atggcggcaCCCTTGTGGCGGGGCGCGCTGCACGGATTTCCCAAATGGCGGGGCTTGAGCACTTCGG CCGTCCTGAGTCGCCGGGCTGCCCCCCTGGGGCCGATGCCCAACGAGGACATCGACGTGAGTAACCTGGATAAGCTGGAGAAGTACCGGAGCTTCAGCCGCTACCGGCGCCGGGCGGAGGAGGAGGCGCGGGCCCCGCACTGGTGGCGGACCTACCGAGAGTATTTCTTGGAGAAGTCAG ATTCCAAAGACAAGATTGATATTGGACTGCCTCCTCCTAAGGTGAACCGAACTCAGCAGCTGCTGGAAAGGAAACAGATTCTTCGAGAGCTGCAAAGCAATGCAGAGGTGGAACGGGCTGCCCGCCTCCGCACAG CACAAATCCCTCTGGAAGCTGTGCGGGCAGAGTGGGAGCGGACCTGCGGCCCCTATCACAAACAACGTGTGGCTGAGTACTATGGCCTCTACCGAGATTTGTTCCAAGGTGCCACCTTTGTGCCCCGTGTCCCCCTGCATGTGTCCTACGCAGTGGGAGAGGAAGACTTGATGCCTGTGTACTACGGCAACGAGGTCACACCGACAGAG GCTGCCCAAGCTCCAGAGGTGACATATGAAGCAGAGGATGGATCTCTGTGGACACTGCTGCTCACCAATCTGG ATGGACACCTGCTGGAACCCGAGGCTGAATACATCCACTGGCTGGT AACCAACATCCCAGGCAACAGGGTGACCGAAGGACAAGAGACGTGTCACTACCTCCGCCCCTTCCCTGCCCAGGGCTCTGGATTCCATCGCTTTGCCTTCTTGCTCTTCAAGCAGGACAAGCTGATTGACTTCTCTGAGGATACCCGGCCCTCACCCTG CTACCAGCTTGCGCAGCGGACCTTCCACACTTTTGATTTCTATAAGAAACACCAGGATACCATGACTCCAGCGGGCCTGGCCTTCTTCCAGTGCCGCTGGGATGACTCGGTCACCCAGGTCTTCCACCAGCTACTGG ACATGAGGGAGCCTGTGTTTGAATTTGTGCGGCCTCCCCCATACCACCCCAAGCAGAAGCGTTTTCCCCACGGGCAGCCCCTGCGCTACCTCGACCGGTACCGGGACAGTCATGAGCCCACCTATGGGATCTACTGA